In one Nocardioides luteus genomic region, the following are encoded:
- a CDS encoding cell division protein PerM encodes MSSLLPPRTPDGRVADDLHDLRHRRPLVAVALLGGVGTAASTLVVCLAVGILGWFISDMGAHGEPSDALRVAALGWLLGHGSGVLVSGVAVTVVPLGLTLVLAWVMWQVAVRVGDAVSLHGPDANALADGERDLTVPVVAGLFTLGYTAVAVGTAAVAGTPATAPSIAGVFAWSVGLCVVVALPAIAVGSGRAALWITLLPRAAVDVLVMVRSILLWWFAVTTLVFFAALFTDFTTSVNVVSQLHLDLGGIILYSLLAVLVLPNAVLFSSAYALGPGFSVGVGTTVTPTAVTLGPLPMFPMLAALPDNGAPPAWVAAVMALGPLTAFWAVCRVSRVRPTLRWSEGALRGVSAGVVAGLLVAILSGIAGGAVGPGRMADVGPYAGQVLVNAIAFFGLAGLLAGLTMTWWHRRSLPAAPSA; translated from the coding sequence ATGTCTTCGCTGCTGCCTCCTCGCACCCCCGACGGGCGAGTCGCGGACGATCTCCACGATCTCCGCCACCGCCGCCCGCTGGTCGCGGTCGCCCTGCTCGGCGGCGTCGGCACGGCCGCGTCCACGCTGGTCGTGTGCCTGGCGGTCGGCATCCTCGGCTGGTTCATCAGCGACATGGGAGCCCACGGCGAGCCCTCGGACGCCCTGCGTGTCGCCGCGCTCGGCTGGCTGCTCGGCCACGGGTCCGGCGTCCTCGTCTCCGGCGTGGCGGTCACCGTCGTCCCGCTCGGCCTCACCCTCGTCCTGGCGTGGGTCATGTGGCAGGTCGCCGTCCGGGTCGGGGACGCGGTCTCGCTGCACGGGCCGGACGCCAACGCCCTCGCCGACGGGGAGCGTGACCTGACCGTCCCGGTCGTGGCCGGGCTCTTCACGCTCGGCTACACGGCGGTGGCCGTGGGGACCGCGGCCGTCGCCGGCACCCCGGCCACCGCGCCGAGCATCGCCGGTGTCTTCGCCTGGTCGGTCGGACTCTGCGTGGTCGTGGCGCTGCCCGCGATCGCGGTCGGCTCCGGCCGTGCGGCGCTGTGGATCACGCTGCTGCCACGTGCCGCCGTGGACGTGCTGGTGATGGTCCGCTCGATCCTGTTGTGGTGGTTCGCGGTCACCACCCTGGTGTTCTTCGCGGCCCTCTTCACCGACTTCACCACCTCGGTCAACGTCGTCTCCCAGCTCCACCTCGACCTCGGCGGCATCATCCTCTACTCGCTGCTCGCCGTCCTCGTGCTGCCCAACGCCGTCCTCTTCTCCAGCGCCTATGCCCTGGGCCCGGGCTTCTCGGTCGGCGTCGGCACCACCGTCACCCCGACGGCGGTGACCCTCGGGCCGCTGCCGATGTTCCCGATGCTCGCCGCGTTGCCCGACAACGGCGCCCCGCCCGCCTGGGTCGCCGCCGTGATGGCGCTCGGCCCGCTCACCGCCTTCTGGGCCGTCTGCCGGGTCAGCCGCGTCCGGCCGACCCTGCGCTGGTCGGAGGGCGCGCTCCGCGGCGTCAGCGCCGGAGTCGTCGCCGGCCTCCTTGTCGCGATCCTCTCCGGCATCGCCGGCGGCGCCGTCGGCCCCGGCCGGATGGCCGACGTCGGGCCGTACGCCGGCCAGGTGCTCGTCAACGCCATCGCCTTCTTCGGCCTCGCCGGTCTCCTCGCCGGGCTCACCATGACCTGGTGGCACCGGCGTTCCCTCCCCGCCGCCCCATCCGCCTAG
- a CDS encoding NADPH-dependent FMN reductase: MNEPLRIAVILASVREGRGGPIFGSWMAEQAEAYGGLDVELIDLADHEIPLSLPAESPKMAGADYPRPEGQGDLTAALEAADGFVIVTPEYNHSYPASLKSALDWHFTQWQAKPVALVSYGGDSGGRHAALHLENVLTELHAHPLQARLAFPRYWERLDENGRPDDPDSAVYAKAMLAQLAWWAEALRTARSAASYPG; encoded by the coding sequence GAAGGTCGCGGCGGCCCGATCTTCGGCTCCTGGATGGCCGAGCAGGCCGAGGCGTACGGCGGCCTCGACGTCGAGCTGATCGACCTGGCCGACCATGAGATCCCGTTGTCCCTGCCCGCCGAGTCGCCGAAGATGGCCGGCGCCGACTATCCACGGCCGGAGGGTCAGGGCGACCTGACCGCCGCCCTCGAGGCCGCCGACGGCTTCGTCATCGTCACGCCCGAGTACAACCACAGCTACCCGGCCTCGCTGAAGTCGGCGCTGGACTGGCACTTCACCCAGTGGCAGGCCAAGCCGGTCGCGCTGGTCTCCTATGGCGGCGACAGCGGCGGCCGCCACGCCGCCCTGCACCTGGAGAACGTGCTCACCGAGCTGCACGCCCATCCCCTCCAGGCCCGCCTCGCCTTCCCCCGCTACTGGGAGCGGCTCGACGAGAACGGCCGACCCGACGATCCGGACTCGGCCGTCTACGCCAAGGCGATGCTCGCCCAGCTCGCCTGGTGGGCCGAGGCCCTGCGGACCGCCCGGTCCGCCGCCTCCTACCCCGGCTGA
- a CDS encoding SigE family RNA polymerase sigma factor, producing the protein MDEDEFDAFYNASYRRVCAQVYAMIGDSDEAAECVQEAFARAWAHRRKLSTVDYPEAWVRTTAYRLAVGRWRRKKYAGRVTDRAVGIRMEMPAVDETHVALVAALKKLPEAQRQAIVLHHIADLPVHQVAAEVGAPTGTIKARLARGRATLAELLADETPGAVWKEA; encoded by the coding sequence ATGGACGAGGACGAGTTCGACGCGTTCTACAACGCGTCCTACCGCCGCGTGTGCGCGCAGGTGTACGCCATGATCGGCGACTCCGACGAGGCCGCCGAGTGCGTCCAGGAGGCCTTCGCCCGCGCCTGGGCGCACCGGCGCAAGCTGTCCACGGTCGACTACCCTGAAGCCTGGGTCCGCACCACCGCCTACCGCCTCGCCGTGGGCCGCTGGCGCCGCAAGAAGTACGCCGGCCGGGTCACCGACAGAGCCGTCGGCATCCGGATGGAGATGCCGGCCGTGGACGAGACCCATGTCGCGCTCGTCGCCGCGCTCAAGAAGCTCCCCGAGGCCCAGCGCCAAGCCATCGTCCTGCACCACATCGCCGACCTGCCGGTCCATCAGGTGGCCGCCGAGGTCGGCGCCCCCACCGGCACCATCAAAGCCCGCCTGGCCCGAGGACGAGCCACGCTGGCCGAGCTACTCGCCGACGAAACACCCGGCGCCGTCTGGAAGGAGGCCTGA
- a CDS encoding dicarboxylate/amino acid:cation symporter, with protein sequence MSTAPTTRRRLPLPSFSVQIILGLALGVALGAIARAIGPGAGDEANWLTTTLATIGNSFVALLKAVVVPLIFTAIIASIANLRTVSNAARLAGQTLLWFAVTAAISVAIGIGLGLLFRPGSNTAVSTADAAEAGASASWLDFLQGLIPGNFLGLQASTSVEQVGGSPLAETALSFNVLQVLVVALAIGIAALKTGEKAEPFLAFNRSFLAIVQKVLWWIIRLAPIGTLGLIGNAVASYGWDSLSSLAWFAVAVYVGLALVLFVVYPVLLRVHGLNPIAYFRGAWPAIQLAFVSRSSVGTMPVTEQVTVKNLGVPQEYASFAVPLGSTTKMDGCASIYPAISAIFVAQIFGIDLSITDYLLIAFVSVVGSAATAGLTGAVVMLTLTLSTLGLPLAGVGLLLAIDPILDMGRTAVNVAGQALVPTIVAKREGILDIDRYRSASAEGLLADEEPADAVAA encoded by the coding sequence GTGTCCACCGCCCCCACCACCAGAAGGCGGCTGCCGCTTCCGTCCTTCTCGGTCCAGATCATTCTCGGCCTCGCTCTCGGCGTCGCCCTCGGTGCCATCGCGCGAGCGATCGGGCCCGGTGCCGGCGACGAGGCCAACTGGCTGACGACGACCCTCGCCACGATCGGCAACTCGTTCGTCGCACTGCTCAAGGCCGTCGTCGTACCGCTGATCTTCACGGCCATCATCGCCTCGATCGCCAACCTCCGCACGGTCAGCAACGCGGCCCGGCTCGCCGGCCAGACGCTGCTCTGGTTCGCCGTCACGGCGGCGATCTCGGTCGCCATCGGGATCGGCCTGGGGCTGCTCTTCCGGCCGGGCAGCAACACCGCGGTCAGCACCGCCGACGCCGCCGAGGCCGGTGCCTCCGCGTCATGGCTCGACTTCCTGCAGGGCCTGATCCCCGGTAACTTCCTCGGCCTCCAGGCCTCGACCAGCGTCGAGCAGGTCGGCGGGAGCCCGCTCGCGGAGACCGCGCTGAGCTTCAACGTGCTCCAGGTGCTCGTGGTGGCGCTCGCCATCGGCATCGCGGCGCTCAAGACCGGCGAGAAGGCCGAGCCGTTCCTCGCCTTCAACCGCTCCTTCCTGGCCATCGTGCAGAAGGTGCTGTGGTGGATCATCAGGCTGGCGCCGATCGGCACCCTCGGCCTGATCGGCAACGCGGTCGCCTCCTACGGCTGGGACTCGCTGAGCTCCTTGGCGTGGTTCGCGGTGGCCGTCTACGTCGGCCTGGCCCTGGTCCTCTTCGTGGTCTATCCGGTGCTGCTGCGTGTCCACGGCCTCAACCCGATCGCCTACTTCCGCGGCGCCTGGCCGGCCATCCAGCTCGCCTTCGTCTCGCGCTCCTCGGTCGGCACGATGCCGGTGACCGAGCAGGTCACGGTCAAGAACCTCGGTGTCCCGCAGGAGTACGCCTCCTTCGCCGTCCCGCTGGGCTCGACCACCAAGATGGACGGCTGCGCGTCGATCTACCCGGCGATCTCGGCGATCTTCGTCGCCCAGATCTTCGGCATCGACCTGAGCATCACCGACTACCTGCTGATCGCCTTCGTCTCGGTGGTCGGCTCGGCCGCGACCGCCGGACTGACCGGCGCCGTCGTGATGCTGACGCTCACCCTCTCCACCCTCGGCCTGCCGCTGGCCGGTGTCGGCCTGCTGCTCGCGATCGACCCGATCCTCGACATGGGCCGCACCGCCGTCAACGTCGCCGGCCAGGCGCTCGTGCCGACGATCGTCGCCAAGCGGGAGGGCATCCTCGACATCGACCGCTACCGCTCCGCCTCCGCGGAAGGACTGCTGGCCGACGAGGAGCCCGCGGACGCAGTCGCCGCCTGA
- a CDS encoding SigE family RNA polymerase sigma factor, translating to MDEDEFDALYNASYRRLCAQLYAMIGDFDEAAECVQEAFARAWAHRRKMSSVDYPEAWVRTTAYRLAVGRWRRRKYAGRAADRAVGARTEMPAVDEAHVALVAALKKLPEAQRQAIVLHHIADLPVHQVAAEVGAPTGTVKARLARGRAALAELLAEDNPGAGAVWKEA from the coding sequence ATGGACGAGGACGAGTTCGACGCGCTCTACAACGCGTCCTACCGCCGGCTGTGTGCTCAGCTGTACGCCATGATCGGTGACTTCGACGAGGCGGCCGAGTGCGTGCAGGAGGCGTTCGCGCGCGCCTGGGCGCACCGGCGCAAGATGTCCTCGGTCGACTACCCGGAGGCCTGGGTCCGCACCACCGCCTACCGCCTCGCGGTCGGCCGCTGGCGCCGCCGGAAGTACGCAGGCCGCGCCGCCGACAGGGCCGTCGGTGCTCGCACCGAGATGCCGGCCGTCGACGAGGCCCACGTGGCTCTCGTCGCGGCCCTGAAGAAGCTCCCCGAGGCGCAGCGCCAGGCCATCGTCCTGCACCACATCGCCGACCTGCCGGTCCACCAGGTGGCCGCCGAGGTCGGCGCCCCGACCGGCACCGTCAAGGCCCGCCTGGCCCGAGGACGAGCCGCCCTCGCGGAGCTGCTCGCCGAGGACAATCCCGGCGCCGGCGCCGTCTGGAAGGAGGCCTGA